GGCGGTGGTTCCTCGGTCCCGAGCTCTACCTGCTGGGTCAGACCTCGGGCACCCGCTACGACGTGACGCACCACGCCCGCGCCCACGTGCACCGGCTGGCGGCCAGAACCGGCGAGAGCGCGTTCTTCTCGGCACTTCGGGGCGAGGAAACGGTGTGCCTTGTCCGGGAGAACGGCGACTTCCCGATCCGTTCGTTCGTGCTCCACGAGGGAGCCCGGTTCCCGCTGGGAGTCGTCTCGGCGGGGCTGGCCCTGCTCGCTTTTCTCGACGACGCCGAGATCGACGCCTATCTCGGACGCACCGACCTGACCGAGCGGTGGGGCCCGTCGCACTCTCCCGAGGCGGTCCGAGAGCGCATCGCCCGCACGCGTCGCGACGGCTACGCCGTCAACCCGGGACTGGTGGTAGAGGGAAGCTGGGGAATGGCCTCGGCCGTCTTCGACCGGTCCGGCCGACCCGCTTGGGCACTGACCCTGACCGGTGTCGAGACCCGGTTCCGTCCGGAGCGCCGCCCCGAACTCGGCGCCCTGCTGCTGCACGAGGCCCACGTCCTCGGCCGCACGCTCGACGTCCCGGAGCACCGGACAGCGCACTGAGCCGAAACCGCCGCTCGCGACACCGGCGGACCTCGTGCACACCGGCTTGTATACTGCCCTGTATCCCACTCGAGGAGAGCGATGTCGTCCGGTAAGACCCACGCCGTCTACCTGCGCCTGCGCGAGCTGATCGAGAAGATGGAACTACCGCCCGGGACGCAGCTGAGCGAGACGAGCCTGGCGGAGCGCCTCGGAGCCTCCCGCACGCCGGTGCGGGAGGCGATTCGACAGCTCTCGCACGAAGGGCTGATCAGTTTCACCCCGGGTTCGGGAGCGCGCGTCGCACCGATCTCACTGCACGGTGTCCGGACGTTGTTCGAGTTCCGCATGATCCTGGAGCCCGCGGCCGTGCGGATGGTCACCGAGGACGGCCGGAACCGCCCCGAACTGCTCACCGAGTTCACCGAGATCGCAGGTGAACTCGACACCCTGGCCGAACGGATCGAAACGACACCGCACGCCGAGCTGGCACCGCCCTTCCACCGGCTGACCGAACGGTTCGACCTGGCCATCACCGCCGCATGCCACAACGAGCAGCTCGCCCGGACGATCGCCCACCAGCGTGGTCAGTCCGCACGGCTGCTCGAAGTCGCGCACTCGGCGACCCGGCGGCTGCCCGGATCCGCGCGCGAACACCGGCGGATGTGCCGTGCGGTGCTCGACGGCAACGCCGAGGAGGCCGCGGCCACACTCACCGAGCACCTCTCCCGCACGCGGGAGGCGATCATCGAGCAGCTCACCACCGGGATCAACGCGGGCACCTTCGACGTCGAGATCGGCCCGACCACGTGAGCCCGACGAGAACGAAGGGCGTCTCGCTCCCGAAGGGCCTCTCCCCGCGACTGGCACTGCTGCTGGTGTGCGTCGTCTGCACCCAGACCACCCTCAACCTGGCCCGACCACTGATCTCGTACCGCACCATCTCCCTCGGCGGTGGCGAGGTCGCGGTCGGACTCATTACGGCCGCCTACGCGGTGCTGTCGCTCGTGGTGGCGTTACCGCTGGGCCGCTACACCGACCGCCACGGCGGAACCGTGCCGGTACTGCTCACCGGAACCTGCCTGCTCGTCGCCGCCCCGCTGTGGTTGGCGAGTTCGACCTCGCTGCCGGGGGTGACCGTCGGTTCGGCCGTACTCGGCCTGGGGCACATCGTGTTCATGATGGGTGGTCAGCGCTTCATCACCACGGTCTCCGCCGACGACGCGCTGGACCGTAACTTCGGCCTGTTCACCGCCGCCGTGTCCGTCGGGCAGATGCTCGGCCCGCTGGGCTCGGGGCTGCTGCTGGGGCAGGCCTCCGGGGATGCGTTGACCGGGGCGACGAGCGAGGCGTTCCTGGTCGGGGCGATCACGGCCGCCGTCGGTGTGCTGCCCGCCCTGCTGCTGCGTCGCGGCACTTCCGGTACTACCCGAGTCCCTGAATCCGGCGACCGGCGGGGGACGCTCAGCCTGCTGCGCAGGCCGGGGATGGCCACCGGATTGTTCACCAGCCTCGCGCTGCTCGGCGCGGTCGACCTGCTCACGGCCTATCTGCCGCTGATCGCCGAGAACCGCGGCATCGCCCCCGCGCTGGCCGGTGTGCTGCTGGCGGTGCGGTCGGCGGCCTCGATCCTGTCGCGACTGGGGTTGGGGTACCTGGCGGCGCGGTGGCAGCGACGCACCCTGATCGTCGCCAGCTGCCTCGGCGCCGGAACGTGCCTGGCACTGGTCACCGCACCCGGGTTGGGAGTGGTGGCGATGGCCGCCGCGCTCGGAATCGGCGGATTCCTGCTCGGAATCGGCCAACCGCTGACCATGACCGCGGTAGTGCGCACGGCGGGCGCGGCCAACCGCGGTTCCGGACTCGCGCTGCGGCTGTGGACCAACCGCGCGGGCCAGGTGGCGCTGCCCGCCTGCGCGAGCGCGGTGTCCGGTTCGCTGGGAGCGGCGAGCGCCCTGCTGTTCGCCGCGGTGTTGCTCCTCGCCACCGGCGGGCTGGCCCGGTTCGGCCCGGGCGAATGACAGGGTCCGGCCGGACCGCGCTCGCCGCGGTACGGCGATGACAGCACGTTCGTCCCACAGGGGTGGGGCCGGTTTCGGCAGTGCGGAGGTATGCGATGCGTACGCAACACGAGCGGGGCGGCCAGGGTGCGAAGGCCGTGCCACACCATCACGGGAACACGACCTCGCACACCTGGTCCGGCGGCTCCGGCGAGATCAGGAAGAGCCCGCGGGCTGCCGGGTGGCGACATTGATCCGGTTCCAGACGTTGATCGCCGCGATCGACAACAGCAGCGACGAGAGTTCCTCCTCGTCGTAGTACTCGGCCGCCCTGTTCCAAACCTCGTCCGGCACGGCCTCGGCACGGTCGGCGATGCGGGTCACGCACTCGGCGAGTTCCAATGCCGTACGCTCAGCGTCGCTGAAGTACGGCGACTCCCGCCACGCACCGACGCCCCAGATCCGCTCGTCCTTCTCACCGGACTCCTTGAGCTCTCTGGAGTGCATGTCGACGCACATGCCGCAACCGTTGATCTGGCTGACGCGGAGGTGGATCAACCTGTGGGTGGTTTCGGGTACGGTGCCCGACTGCGCGACCCTGCCGAGTTCGAGCAGTGCCCGCATGGCGTCGGGCAGCACCATCACGGGGTTGGTCATCCGAGCCTGCATAATGTCCTCCCGGTGTCACATCCGCCCCGTCGGAGCGGGTCACAGGGATGACCCATCGGAACGAGAGGTTGTGACAGTGCGGGACGCAGAATTCTGGGCCGCGAGGTTCGAGGAACACCGTCCACGCCTGCGGGCGATGGCATATCGGATGCTGGGGTCGTTCACCGAGGCCGACGATGCGGTGCAGGAGACCTGGCTGCGAGTCTCACGCGCGTCGGGCGAGGACGTGGACAACATCGGCGGCTGGCTCACGACGATCGTCTCCCGACAGTGTCTGAACATGCTGCGCGCACGGGCGAACCGACGAGAAGAACCGCTGGACGCACGGGTACCCGATCCGGTCGTTGAGTCCGACGACACGGCCGACCCGGCCGAACAGGGTGTCCTCGCCCACTCCGTCGGCCTGGCACTGCTGGTCGTGCTGGACACGCTGGAACCGGCGGAGCGGCTCGCGTTCGTACTGCACGACATGTTCGCCGTGCCCTTCGAGAAGATCGCCCCGATGGTGGACCGAACACCGGCGGCGGCTCGAAAGCTCGCCAGCCGAGCCAGGCAGCGGGTCCAGAGGTCGAACCCCACTGGGCAGCCCGACCGCGCACGCCAGCGCGAGATCATCGATGCGTGGCTCACGGCCGCACGCGGCGGTGACTTCGCCGGGCTGGTCACACTCCTGCACCCGGACGCCCTACTGCGCGTCGACACCGGAGGTGCCGGCTCGAAGCTCGTACGAGGCCCTGCCGAGATCGCCGAACAAGCGACGATGTACCGAGCGGCCGGACTGCACGCGCGCTTCGTGGTGGTCAACGGCGATCCCGGCATCCTGGCCACCAGCAATGGACGACCGACAGCGGTGCTGGCGTTCACGATCAGTGACGGATGGATAGTCGAGATCGATATCCTGACCGATCCGCGACGCCTGACGAACGTCACGGGACAAGACCTCGATCGGAAACCGAGCTGAACGGGAGTGCGCGAGCTCGTCGAACTGACACCACGAACCGAGCGCACCGCTACCCGGGAACGCACCGAGTGGATAACGTGCGCCGAGTCGTGAAATCGATCCGTCTTCGAACGTGGTGAATGTTCAGGGACAACCTCGAGTGCCGCAACAGTCAGCGGAATGACCGAGCACTACTGTCACGGCAGGGTTAAGTTGGATACGCGGACCGTGGTTCACCAGACCTGCGTCGGACGGATCGGAGGATGCTGTGGAACTCGACGAGGTAAAGGCCGAGACCGCCCGGTTGTCGAACTGGGCGCACATCGCCACGGTCGGACGTGACGGCAATCCGGATGTCGTGCCGATCTGGCCGGCTTGGCAGAACGACGCGATGTGGATCTCGACCGGTGCGAGATCCGTCAAAGTCCGCAATATCGCTCACAATCCCAACGTCGCCCTGCACTGGCAGGTCGACGAGAGCGGTGACGGTGTGGAGATATGGGGCACCGCGACCGTGCACACCGACATCGACACCAAACGACGACTCTGGACCGACGTATTCTCCTATGACCTGAACGACTTCGTCCCCGACGGACCGGAATCTCCGGAAGCGTGCTTCGTGGCAGTCCGGCCCCGCCAAGCCCTCGTACTCAAGCAGTACGGCATGGCAGGCCGTGACACGTGGCGGGCATGACCGGTTCCACGGCCGGAAAGCACAGTTCGCCGCCAAGGTGACAAGCGACGTGGAAACAGCGGAATCCGCCGCCCTTCCGGCATTGTCCGGGAACGCGCGGCTCCACCACCGCGCCGACACCCGCTGCCCCCTGCCCACCCGATCACGCCGTTCGAGACCGGAGACGCCGTCGGACCGCCCGTAGCGTAGGGAAACCTCCCCGTCCGAGAGCGAAGAGCGCGCAGGCGCTGAGCACGATCGCGGGCCCGGAGGGCAGGTCGAACGTGTAGGAGGCGCTCAACCCTCCGAGGGTGACGACCACGCCCACCAGGACGGTGGTTGTCATCATGGTCGCGAGCGTGCGGGTGAACAGTCCCGCCGTCGCGGCCGGGATGGTCAGCAGCGCGATAAGCAGGACCACACCGACCAGTTGGATGAGCACGACCACGGCCAGGGCGATGGCCGCCAGCAGCACCAGTTCCAGCGGGAAGACCGGCAGGTTGCGGCTCAGCGCGAAGTCGCGGTCGAAGGAGTGGGCCAGCAGCGGCCGGTAGTACAGCACGACGAAACCGACGAGCACCAGCGCGACCGCGCCGAGCAATGGGAGATCGCCACGGGGGATCGACAGCAGCGAGCCGAACAGGAAGCTGCGAGCGTTGGCGGTGTATCCCGGGGTGAGCTGGACGAAGACAACTCCCAGCGACATGCCGACGGCCCACAGCATCCCGATCAGGGTGTCGTTGCGTTGCCGGACGTAACGCCGCAGCACACCCATGATCACAGCGGCGAGAACTCCGAAGAGCATGGCCGTCACGGACGGGTCGAGCCCGAGCAGGAAGCCCAGCCCGACCCCGCCGTAGGAGGCGTGCGCGATACCACCGCCCACCAGGACCTCCCGGTTGACCACCACCAGGGAACCGACCACGCCGAGCACCACACTGGCCAGTACCGCCGCGATGACGGCGTTCTGCATGAACTCCAGGCGCAGCGCCTCGATCACATCGAACCTCCGATCGGACTCGCGTGTTCCGGAACACGGTCACCGGTACTCGACGGCGGATCCCCGACTCGCCGCACCGATTCGTCCTGCTCCCCGTTGCCGGACCACGGCGTCAGGCCGTGATCGACCGTGACGCCGCACGTCGCCAGGGAGGCGGTGCCTTCGATGTCGTGGGAGGCCACGACGACGGTCATGCTGCCGATCAGCGAGGACAACAGCTGTTGGAGCCGCTCGGCCGACTCCGCGTCGATGCCCGCCTCGGGCTCGTCCAGCACGAGCAGGTCCGGCTCGGTGGCCAGTGCTCTGGCGAGCAGGACACGTCTGCGTTGTCCGGTCGACAGGGCCGCCACGGGACGTGCGGCGAGCTCCGCGAGCCCGACCCACCGCAGGAGCTCCGTCACCGCCGCGCGGTCGGCGGCACGCAGTCGTTGTGGTAACCAGGTCGAACGGAGACGCCCCATCGCGGTGAGGTCACGGACCGTCATGGGGAACTCGAGATCCAGCCGCGCTGCCTGGGGTAGATAGCCGATCCGCCCCCGAGCCCGGTGCGGCGGCCGACCGTGGATCTCGACCTCCCCGGCGAACGGGCGCAGCAGACCGACGAGCAGTCCGAGCAGGGTGGACTTTCCCCCGCCGTTGGGACCGGTCACCGCGAGGAATTCACCTGCCGCCAGCGTCAGGTTCACCTCGGACAACACGGGGGTGGCACCGTATCCCGCACGGACCCCGGTCAGTGTCACGGCGTTCGTCGAACTCATCGGGAGCCGTCCCGCAACGCGTTCGCTAGTTCGGTCGCGACGTGACGCACGTTCTTCTCCCAGTCACGTGCCAGCGGGTCCAGCGGTTTCACCGTCGCTCCCACCTGCTTGGCGATGGTGCGCGCGTCGTCCTTCGAGAACTGGGGCTGGACGAACACGGCTCGGATGTCACGGTCCTCGGCCCGCCCGACGATCTCGCGCAACCGCGCGGCGCTGGGCTCCTTGCCACCGGACTCGATGGGGAGCATCTTCAGGTCGTAATCGCCTGCGAAGTAGTTCCACGCCGGGTGGAACGACATGAAAGTACTTCCTGCGACGGGTTCGAGCTCGCGCGTGATGTCGGCGTCGACGGTGTCGACGCGCTCCTGGAGCCGCCGCAGGTTGTTCCGGTAGTCCTCCTCATGAGCGGGGTCGACCTGGCTCAGTGCTGCCGCGATCGTCTCGGCCTGGGTCTTGACCCGCTGCGGGGAGAGCCAGATGTGTGGATCCGGTTTGCCGCCCGCCAGCTGCTCCCGATCGACGTTCTTCCAGGTTCGCACGAATCGCATGTCGTCACCACCGGCCGCCTTGATCCGGTCGGCCATGGAGCGCTCGAAGGGCACGTCCACGCCGAAGTAGACGTCCGCCTCGGACAGGGACCGCAGTTCGGACGGCTTGGGCTCGTACAGCGCGGGCGAGGCAGCGGGAGGAAGCAGCACGGTGGTGTCGACGTGCTCACCTCCGATGTGCTCCACGAAGTAGCGCTGCGGCGGGATGCTCACGAACGCCCGCAATGGCTCGGCGGCGTCTCCACCGGAGCTCTGATCACTTCCCCCGGTGCCGCAGGCACCGGCCAGCACGCCGGACACCGCCAGCACGAGCGCCAACGACTTCCGTGCGCCGCGGGGCTTTCGCCGTTGTTCGAACAAGTCTCGGTTCACCTCGAAGTTGGACACGTTGAGTAATCGGCCGGGTGGGAACTCCCACTCTCCAGCGACATGAAAATGAAAACCGTTACCAACAGAATGTGTCAATCGCCCGACGAGACTTACGAGTGTGTAAAAGATCACTGCCCCGAATGCTTGCGCGAAGCGACGTCGAAGGCAGTGGGACCCGTTCCCGGTAAGACTTCCGGTCATCGAACCGGCCACCGGTTACGAACCGTCACTAACCGAAGCGGAGTCAGGACAGAGCCCTCACTCGCTCCCGGAGTCCGGCGAGGCGGCCTCCCCGTCTCGACGACTGGTCCGACGCGGTGTGCTCGGCACGTAGAGATTGAATCGCAACCCCAGCATTCGGATGACGAAACAAACGGCCGCGGCGACCAGCGCGCTGGCCAGGCCGTAAATTCCCATCCGCTCGGCGAACACGGTCACCGCGGCTCCGACCATCGCGGGCACGACGTAGAAATCACTGCTCAGCACCGTCGGAACGCGACGGATCAGCACGTCGCGCATCGTTCCGCCACCGACGGCGGTGATCGCGCCGAGCAGAACCGCCTGCACCCCGTCCAGTCCGAATTCCAGGGCCTTGCTCGCACCGGTTACGCAGAAAACGCTGAGTCCGACCGCGTCGAAGACCGTGATCAGCGCGGAGAACCGTTCCAGCGGCAGGCTCAGGAAGAACGCGAGCAACGCACCGGCCGCGGCAACTCCGAGATAGCTGAGGGCGTTGAAGGTGGCCGGTGGCAGTGAACCGATGAGAACGTCCCGAACGATACCGCCGCCCAACGCGGTGACTATTCCCAGCGTCAACACACCCACCAGATCCAGCCGCACCGCGCGTACCGCGGTAAGCGCGCCGTTGAGACCGAACGCGAATGTTCCGGTCAGGTCGAGGGCCAGCAGCAACGGTGTCTGGGTCATCGCCCCAGTGTGCCGGGCACCTCGGGAGTTCCCGGTATGGCGGGCGAGGCGATCCCCGGAACGTGAGAGAGAATTCGCACTTTCCGGAATTCGACAACCGCATTCACTCGCTCGCGGGAAACACCGAAAACCGCGCCGAAACACCCGACACACCGTTTTTACCGGACATTCACCGAATGTCCCGGAGTGACACACGACAAGGTGTGATGTGCGTGGTGAACCGGACTTCGCGTGGCCGAATCGGGCAATAATGGGAGTGAAACCCGAGACGCGGCGGAAGTCCGAGCGGCGTACTCATGATCATCGGGAGGTGGAGTGTTCTCCGTCGGTGCGGTCACCCGACAACGGCCGCGGTGGAGCGGATTACTGTATGTATTGCGAATCGTCGTGCCTTCCTGGCTGCGCAGAATGCTGCGCCCGGCCCCGATACCGGTGGACTGGAGCCGGGTCGGTGTGGCCGCACTGGGAATAGCCGGTCCGCAGGCGGTGGGGCTGGCGAGCGGACGGATCGCCGAGACGATCCTGCTTTCGCTCGGAGCGCTGTGCATCAGCTTTTCCGACCTGACCAGCTCCTACCGGTACCGGCTGCACCGTGTGGGGCTGACCGTGCTGCTGGGAGGTGTCGGCTTCGCACTCGGCATTCACGCCCCCGGACCGTGGGCCGCCGCGGTCGTGGTGGTGACGGTTTCGGTGCTTTCGGTGCTGGCGAGCCGGATGGGAGACCTCTGGGCGGCGGCGGGCACCCAGATGCTGACGTTCTGCATCGTGGCCACCGGCCACCCCGCCGAGACGATGAGCGCTACCGGACAACTGTGGTGGTTCGTGGCGGGTGAGCTGATGGCGTTCGCGCTGATCGCCGCGACCTGGCCGTTCCGTCGCACCGCACCCGCACGACAAGCGGTGGCGCGGGTCTTCGACACGACCGTTCGGATGCTCACCGCCGAGAGCCCCCGGACCCGTACCGACGCGCGGCAGGCCCTGACCGGAGCACTGGACGAGGCGCACGACACCCTGATCGCGGTCACGGCGGGAGCCACCGCGCGCAGTCGCGTGCACGATCGGCTCCACATGGTGCTCTCACAGGCCACACCGATGGTGGAGGCCTCCGTGGCCCTCGCGCACGCGGGCAGTAGACCCCCGGAACGCACCCTGACCACGATGCGCACCCTGGCACGGTGCGTACGCTCCGGCGCGACCCCGTCACCGTCCCGACCGACGACGCACGAGACCGCCACGGCCGTACGAGCACTGGAACAGTCCCTGGCGGGGTTGATCGACTCGCTGCGCACCGCGAAGCTCTCCGACCCCACAGAGCTGGCCGACAGGCGGGACCGCCGCGCCCGGTTCCGGGCCTGGCGAGAGGGCCTGGCGGTGGGGCGCAGCGGCTGGCTGCTGGCATCGCGGATGGCGCTGTGCCTGGCCGTGGCCGAGGTGGTGGGGCTGGCGCTGCCGCTCGAACAACCGTACTGGGTCGCCCTCACCGTGGCGCTGATCCTGAAGCCCAATTCGGGGTCGCTGTTCGCGCGCGCGATGTTGCGCGGCATCGGCAGCGTGCTCGGCGTAGTCGCCGCGGCCGCACTGCTGGCCCTCGTGCCGCACGGCTGGTGGCTGCTGCCGTTCATGGTGCTGCTGGCCGCACTGGTGCCCGACTCGTTGAGCCGACACTACGGCCTGTTCACCGGTGTGGTGACGTGCCTGGTACTGCTGAAGATGGTCCAGGTGGAACCGACACCGGCACTGCCCGCGGTGCGATTGATCGACTCGCTGCTCGGCTGCGCCATTCTGCTGGTGGTCGGCCTCCTCTTCTCCCCGCTGCAGCGGCAGGCGCCACTGGCTCGACGGTTCGCCGCGGCTGTGGAGACGGTCTCGGAATACGTATCGCTGTCGCTGGCCGGATTCGAGCAGGGGCGGTCGACGGCACGCCGTCGTAGCTACCGGCAACTGTCCGAGCTGCGTGCCGCGCTGCGGCAACGCCTGGTGGAACCCACCTCGGCGAGCACCGCGGAGAAGTGGTGGACCTCGATCATCGTGCTGGAACGACTCGTGGACGGCGCCACCGAACGCGCCATTCACATCGAACGGGGCGAGGAGGCGTTCAGCCTGCAGCACACCCAGCGGATCGTGTCGAGCATGCGATCGACGGCACGCCAGTTGCGAGAGGTCGCCAGCACCGGGGCGGTGGATCCCCCCACCACCCTTCCCGACCGACTCGCCGAGCTCGGCGACGAGATCAACGAACGACAGCGGGAACTACCCGCCCGGCAACGGACACGCGCCGAGGCCGCACACCGCTGACTCCCGCGCACCGCCGATCGGGATGCTGGTCATACGACGGCGTCCGGTCCGGTGCTCCGGATGGCGGCTTCGCGAGCGACCAGCAAGGATGGGAGTGGGAGTTTCCGGAGGTGATGGTGTGCACGATGCGCTCACACTGGGTGTGGAGGAGGAGTTCCACCTCGTCGACACCACCACCGGGCAGTTGTCCGACGCCGGTCCCCGGCTCGCGGGAGAACGTTTGACGGGTGTGGCGCCGGGACGGGTGGATCCGGAAATGCTGTCCTCGCAGATCGAGTTGTCCACACCCGTGTGCACCGAACTGGGCGAACTCCACTCGGAACTGCTCCGTCTCCGTGGCGAGCTGGTAACCGCGGCGGACGAGCGGGAGAACAGTCTGATCGCCAGTGGTACGTATCCGGGAACCCAACGGGTAGCGGTGACCCCGAAAGCACGCTACGAGGAAACTATGGCCAGGTTCGGCGTAGTGGCACGGCAACAGCTGGTCTGCGGCTGTCACATCCACGTCGGAGTCGACGACCCCGAGGACGCCGTGGCGGTTATGAATCGTGTTCGCCCCTGGATGTCGGTGCTGCTGGCCCTTTCGGCGAACTCACCGTTCTGGCGCGGCGAGGACACCGACTACGCCAGCTACCGGGCGCAGATCTGGTGGCAGTGGCCGAGCGCCGGTATGCCGGGGCTGTTCGACTCCTACGCCGACTACGTGGCCGCGACGCAGCGTCTGGTCGACGTCGGGGTGTTGCGGGACCGCGAGATGCTCTACTGGGACGTGCGCCCCTCGGAGCACGTTTCCACAGTGGAATTCCGGATGTGCGACGTGGATCCACGTCCGGAACAGACCGTGGTGCTGGCCGGGATCGCCCGAGCACTGACCGAGCGGTGTGTTGCGGAGCGACGAGACCGAGTACCACCGCGTGTCCCCAGACCGGAACTGGAGCACGCGGCTCGCTGGCGGGCTGCCCGTTCCGGACTCTCCGGCGAGCTGGTCGACCCGATCTCGGCGCGTGCCCGGCCGGCCGAACAGCAGGTACGACGCATGCTGGACTACTCGGAGGCGTCGTTGCGCGCCCACGGCGACAACGAGCGAGTTCGCGGTTGGGTATCCCGGCTGCTGAGCGGAAGTACGAGCGTGGCCGCGCAGCGAGACGCGTTCCGTAAGCGGGGCAACCTGGACGACGTGCTCACTGCGATGACCGTTACCCACGGCGAGGGCTGAGCGAGCATTACGGAACCGGTGTCGGAACGTGACGGCCGGAGCACGGGAGACCGGACGAACTCCGGCCCCCATCGGGACGCTCCACCGACCGGAACGGGATCATCGGGAACCACGATCGACACATCGGGTGTTGACGCGGATTCGGCAGGTAACCGATCATCCCGCCGGATTGATCACGATCGTCCGTAACAAGCCCACAAGGCACGGGAGGATCACCATGAGTCCGGACGGAACGAACGGGACGGATCGGAGCACCGAGAACGGACTCGGCCGACGGAACTTCCTGAAACTGGGTACCGCGGGAGCCGCGGGACTCGCGCTGGCGGGAGCCACCGCGAGCACGGCGATGGCGTCTTCCAGGGCCACGGCCGTACCCACCTCGGTGAACACCGCCGCGGCGGTGAACACGATGCCCGATCCCGCCCCGGTGGACCTGAAGCAAGGCGGCGGCGTGACATATCACGCCAGTCCCGGCGACACTCCTGAGTTCCACGTCAACGACTTCAACGGGCTCAAGAACGCGCTGGAGAACGCCGGTGACGGCGACATCATCCGCGTCGCCGACGACGCTGCGATCGACATGACAGGCGCGGAGAACACGCTACCGATCAGCACCGGTGTCATCATTTCGGGAGGTCGCGGCAACAACGGCAGCCTCGGCGGACTGATCTACACCACCAGGAACCGGAATCCGGTGGCCGACAAGGCGCTGCCCAT
This portion of the Actinopolyspora lacussalsi genome encodes:
- a CDS encoding DNA-binding IclR family transcriptional regulator (product_source=COG1414; cath_funfam=1.10.10.10,3.30.450.40; cog=COG1414; pfam=PF01614,PF09339; smart=SM00346; superfamily=46785,55781), with amino-acid sequence MNDGPNAQLVPRIGSVLRALSAANEAGAATSELARATELPRPTVHRLLSSLTEEGFVDRDRRTGRWFLGPELYLLGQTSGTRYDVTHHARAHVHRLAARTGESAFFSALRGEETVCLVRENGDFPIRSFVLHEGARFPLGVVSAGLALLAFLDDAEIDAYLGRTDLTERWGPSHSPEAVRERIARTRRDGYAVNPGLVVEGSWGMASAVFDRSGRPAWALTLTGVETRFRPERRPELGALLLHEAHVLGRTLDVPEHRTAH
- a CDS encoding DNA-binding GntR family transcriptional regulator (product_source=COG1802; cath_funfam=1.10.10.10,1.20.120.530; cog=COG1802; pfam=PF00392,PF07729; smart=SM00345,SM00895; superfamily=46785,48498), with the translated sequence MSSGKTHAVYLRLRELIEKMELPPGTQLSETSLAERLGASRTPVREAIRQLSHEGLISFTPGSGARVAPISLHGVRTLFEFRMILEPAAVRMVTEDGRNRPELLTEFTEIAGELDTLAERIETTPHAELAPPFHRLTERFDLAITAACHNEQLARTIAHQRGQSARLLEVAHSATRRLPGSAREHRRMCRAVLDGNAEEAAATLTEHLSRTREAIIEQLTTGINAGTFDVEIGPTT
- a CDS encoding MFS family permease (product_source=COG0477; cath_funfam=1.20.1250.20; cog=COG0477; pfam=PF07690; superfamily=103473; transmembrane_helix_parts=Inside_1_18,TMhelix_19_41,Outside_42_50,TMhelix_51_73,Inside_74_79,TMhelix_80_99,Outside_100_108,TMhelix_109_131,Inside_132_143,TMhelix_144_166,Outside_167_180,TMhelix_181_199,Inside_200_229,TMhelix_230_252,Outside_253_256,TMhelix_257_279,Inside_280_291,TMhelix_292_314,Outside_315_317,TMhelix_318_340,Inside_341_369,TMhelix_370_392,Outside_393_403), translated to MSPTRTKGVSLPKGLSPRLALLLVCVVCTQTTLNLARPLISYRTISLGGGEVAVGLITAAYAVLSLVVALPLGRYTDRHGGTVPVLLTGTCLLVAAPLWLASSTSLPGVTVGSAVLGLGHIVFMMGGQRFITTVSADDALDRNFGLFTAAVSVGQMLGPLGSGLLLGQASGDALTGATSEAFLVGAITAAVGVLPALLLRRGTSGTTRVPESGDRRGTLSLLRRPGMATGLFTSLALLGAVDLLTAYLPLIAENRGIAPALAGVLLAVRSAASILSRLGLGYLAARWQRRTLIVASCLGAGTCLALVTAPGLGVVAMAAALGIGGFLLGIGQPLTMTAVVRTAGAANRGSGLALRLWTNRAGQVALPACASAVSGSLGAASALLFAAVLLLATGGLARFGPGE
- a CDS encoding AhpD family alkylhydroperoxidase (product_source=TIGR00778; cog=COG2128; pfam=PF02627; superfamily=69118; tigrfam=TIGR00778), whose amino-acid sequence is MTNPVMVLPDAMRALLELGRVAQSGTVPETTHRLIHLRVSQINGCGMCVDMHSRELKESGEKDERIWGVGAWRESPYFSDAERTALELAECVTRIADRAEAVPDEVWNRAAEYYDEEELSSLLLSIAAINVWNRINVATRQPAGSS
- a CDS encoding RNA polymerase sigma-70 factor (ECF subfamily) (product_source=KO:K03088; cath_funfam=1.10.1740.10,3.10.450.50; cog=COG1595; ko=KO:K03088; pfam=PF04542; superfamily=54427,88659,88946; tigrfam=TIGR02937) — translated: MRDAEFWAARFEEHRPRLRAMAYRMLGSFTEADDAVQETWLRVSRASGEDVDNIGGWLTTIVSRQCLNMLRARANRREEPLDARVPDPVVESDDTADPAEQGVLAHSVGLALLVVLDTLEPAERLAFVLHDMFAVPFEKIAPMVDRTPAAARKLASRARQRVQRSNPTGQPDRARQREIIDAWLTAARGGDFAGLVTLLHPDALLRVDTGGAGSKLVRGPAEIAEQATMYRAAGLHARFVVVNGDPGILATSNGRPTAVLAFTISDGWIVEIDILTDPRRLTNVTGQDLDRKPS
- a CDS encoding PPOX class probable F420-dependent enzyme (product_source=TIGR03618; cog=COG3871; pfam=PF01243; superfamily=50475; tigrfam=TIGR03618), whose product is MELDEVKAETARLSNWAHIATVGRDGNPDVVPIWPAWQNDAMWISTGARSVKVRNIAHNPNVALHWQVDESGDGVEIWGTATVHTDIDTKRRLWTDVFSYDLNDFVPDGPESPEACFVAVRPRQALVLKQYGMAGRDTWRA